One window from the genome of Loxodonta africana isolate mLoxAfr1 chromosome 14, mLoxAfr1.hap2, whole genome shotgun sequence encodes:
- the RNF139 gene encoding E3 ubiquitin-protein ligase RNF139: MAAVGPPQQQVRMARQQVWAALEVALRVPCLYIIDAIFNSYYDSSQSRFCIALQVVLRLLGIFISSIVLILSQRSLFKFYMYSSAILLAATSVLVNYYAALHIDFYGAYNTSAFGIELLPRKGPSLWMALIVLQLTFGIGYITLLQIHSIYSQLIILDLLVPVIGLITELPVHIREMLVFISSLILTLNTVLVLAVKLKWFYYSARYVYLLVRHMYRIYGLQLLMEDTWKRIRFPDILRVFWLTRITAQATVLVYILRMANETESIFISWDDFWDLVCNLIISGCDSTLTVLGMSAVISSVAHYLGLGILAFIGSTEDDDRRLGFVAPVLFFILALQTGLSGLRPEERLIRLSRNMCLLLTAVLHFIHGMTDPVLMSLSASHVSSFRRHFPVLFVSACLFILPVLLSYVLWHHYALNTWLFAVTAFCVELCLKVIVSLTVYTLFMIDGYYNVLWEKLDDYVYYVRSTGNIIEFIFGVVMFGNGAYTMMFESGSKIRACMMCLHAYFNIYLQAKNGWKTFMNRRTAVKKINSLPEIKGSSLQEIDDVCAICYHEFTTSARITPCNHYFHALCLRKWLYIQDTCPMCHQKVYIEDDIKDSSNTGNSSRFIAANENPEEGAVEAAADSDRELNEDDSTDCDEDVQRERNGVTQHAGPAADELRNDDTD; encoded by the exons ATGGCGGCGGTGGGGCCCCCGCAGCAGCAGGTGCGGATGGCCCGTCAGCAGGTCTGGGCGGCGCTCGAAGTGGCGCTCCGGGTGCCCTGCCTCTACATCATCGACGCCATCTTCAACTCCTACTACGATTCCAGCCAGAGCCGGTTCTGCATCGCGCTCCAGGTCGTCCTCCGGCTCCTTG gTATATTTATATCCAGTATTGTTCTCATCTTGTCACAGCGATCACTTTTCAAGTTTTACATGTACAGCTCAGCTATTCTACTAGCCGCAACTTCAGTGTTGGTAAATTATTATGCTGCTCTGCACATTGACTTCTATGGCGCCTACAACACGTCAGCTTTTGGAATCGAGCTGCTTCCTCGAAAAGGGCCTTCACTGTGGATGGCACTGATCGTTCTACAGCTGACATTTGGAATCGGATACATAACACTACTCCAGATTCATTCCATCTATTCACAGTTAATTATTTTGGATCTCTTGGTTCCAGTAATAGGCTTAATCACAGAACTCCCAGTACACATCAGAGAGATGttagtttttatttcttctttgattctCACATTAAATACAGTGCTTGTATTGGCAGTGAAACTCAAGTGGTTTTATTATTCCGCACGATATGTCTATCTTTTGGTGAGGCACATGTATCGAATTTATGGATTACAATTACTGATGGAGGACACGTGGAAGAGGATTCGTTTCCCAGATATACTGCGAGTCTTTTGGCTAACAAGAATTACAGCTCAGGCTACAGTGTTAGTATACATTTTAAGGATGGCAAACGAAACTGAGTCCATCTTTATTTCTTGGGATGATTTCTGGGACCTCGTTTGCAATCTGATCATCAGCGGATGTGATTCTACACTCACTGTCCTGGGCATGAGTGCCGTCATTTCCTCGGTTGCCCATTATTTGGGACTTGGAATATTGGCCTTTATTGGATCCACTGAAGACGACGACAGGCGGCTTGGCTTTGTAgcacctgttttattttttattttggctcTTCAGACTGGTTTAAGTGGTTTAAGGCCAGAAGAGAGACTTATTCGCTTAAGTAGAAACATGTGCCTTTTATTAACTGCAGTCCTGCATTTCATCCACGGAATGACAGACCCTGTGTTAATGTCTCTCAGTGCCTCTCATGTATCATCTTTTCGTAGACATTTTCCTGTGCTCTTTGTCTCTGCTTGTCTGTTTATTCTTCCTGTTTTACTTAGTTATGTTCTTTGGCATCATTATGCACTAAATACATGGTTGTTTGCAGTTACAGCCTTTTGTGTGGAACTCTGCTTAAAAGTAATTGTTTCTCTCACTGTGTACACGTTATTCATGATCGATGGCTACTATAACGTCCTCTGGGAAAAGCTTGATGATTACGTCTACTATGTTCGTTCAACAGGCAATATTATTGAGTTTATATTTGGAGTGGTAATGTTTGGCAATGGGGCTTATACTATGATGTTTGAGTCAGGAAGTAAAATTCGGGCTTGTATGATGTGCCTACATGCATATTTTAACATCTACTTGCAAGCAAAAAATGGCTGGAAGACATTTATGAATCGTAGGACTGCTGTTAAGAAAATTAATTCACTTCCTGAAATAAAAGGGAGCAGCTTACAAGAAATAGATGATGTGTGTGCAATCTGCTATCATGAGTTTACAACATCTGCTCGTATCACACCATGTAACCATTATTTCCACGCACTTTGCCTTCGGAAATGGCTGTACATTCAAGACACTTGTCCCATGTGCCATCAAAAGGTGTACATTGAAGATGATATCAAGGATAGTTCCAATACAGGTAACAGCAGCAGATTTATcgcagccaatgaaaatcctgagGAAGGTGCAGTGGAAGCTGCTGCGGACTCGGACAGGGAACTGAACGAAGATGACAGTACAGACTGTGATGAGGATGTCCAAAGAGAAAGGAATGGAGTGACTCAGCACGCTGGGCCAGCAGCTGACGAACTTAGGAATGATGATACGGACTGA